TTAATCTAAGGCAAGTTTATATCTGTGATTTACACTTTATAATTACCCGGTAACTTACTTGATTCATGTGGTTTCTTTTAATTACTaatgttatattttctgttgttaataataataataataataataataataataataataataataatagtcttataataataattattaaaaattattaagagTTAGGCCTACCTTTTAAACAATATTGCTCTGTATAACTCTTTATAGGTCTCGGATAATGTTATGTTTCTACACTCGACAGACATTGTATTCTGGTCAATATAAcatttacgtttgtccttcaggagacattttatttatttatttgctcggcCTATATTGCAAAATCTCCTGTTTATACGCAGATGATAGGAGAGGACTATCTTATAACTGCTCTATAAACATTATTCTATCCTGTGTGCACGTACATTCAGACTttatgtgcctcaacttcgaagtatAATTATAATCGCTGTATTAGATGATATAAGTCGCCTTTGAattgaattattataaattataattctaAAAATTTCGTTCGTGCACATAACGCTCATTTATCAATGATGTTTCCATAGAAACAAACCTTAATAAATGGAGGTTTTCATGAAAGCTATTCTTAATAATCGAAAATGTTTCCTGGGTAACTACAGGAACTTTCTTCACTCTTGCATGCTCTGTTAGTAATTATTAatcaggatatttaaatatttagaacaaagttaccattaaaatatttttctactaAAGTGCGGAATTACAGGTTTCCTGGCAACAGAACTGACATTGGAAGTACGATTTCCTACATTCAGTGCGAGAAAAAATTTTCTGCAAGCACTTTCCGCATACTACAGTCTTCTCTcctaaatgaaatatgaaatacttcACATTTTTATGAAGGAGACAGTTTTGAAAtaacaattacattattattaacacctaGCACAACAATTGAACCAGATCACATGACtgctagcaacttgattctttacagttcaattttgcatcctaatgtagtgTGTCTTAAGAAGTTTACAATAATGATgtgatttattataattattataaatggttagttaattctctaattgtaatgttcttttacccttaaaactaaagaaaaaaaagtatactttttaacaacttcaaattggtgtaactctgaaaatattgaatagggcccatgtttatatgttttttttttttttgctcaaaatgtcttcgggaatatgctccgtaagtagcggtaactcctcgtgaatcactctgtatttatgtACGATACtatgtttgaatattttattttaatacgtaattacctgttattaattttgttagggTTATGGGAAGAATTAATTTGGTCCacgcaaaataataatttttaggcctactccatttgtattttatttttggtccaggaaaaataCAACTGAATTGATTTTACGAAAGAAATGCCGTTCCTATGCTTATCATTTGACacaattctatttatatatatttcttttttattgggttattttacgacgctgtatcaacatctaggttatttagcgtctgaatgatatgccggtgaaatgagtccggggtccagcaccgaaagttacccagcatttgctcgtattgggttgaggtaacttgtcccgaccgggattcgaacccgggccacctggtttcgtggccagacgcgctgaccgttactccacaggtgtggactttatataTATTCATAACTTCATATATTTGTTTATGGAAAGCTGatacagtacatattttatgttatgttataggcctactataacagcTATTGACTGttgcatatttttgtaatagtaattAAGTTCTTGTAGTAAATCAGTCTATTTCTATTTGAAATATCCCTCCTCCCATTTTTTGTACCAAGATCGTAAACTCAGGAGACCGCCCTCTTGCTCTTGGCCTTCATGACATCCTGCTAAAATGCTGGAAAGCTCCAGAAAAACGGCACGTGTTCGGGTCACTAATGACTTAATTGCGTATAAGTGTAGAGGTCTCTACATTTTAAACCATTAAGGGTAGGAAAAGGAGCAACATGAATCGTGTCCTGTTTTCAGATTCCTGAGTGTGTTGAAATTGTTTGTGAATAATGGGGATATCTTCATAGCTTTTAGCAAGAATATCTCTTGACATGGAATTGTGCTTAACTGTTTATCTCTAGACTTTCACCAAGGCCAAAACTTATATGATGTTGAAAATAGCAATAAGAGAAAACGACGGAAGCTATATAAATATTATGGTGAAGCAGAAAAATACCACAACTGACATAACCAACGGAGGGAGGTGAGTAGCACTTCAATAATTCAGCTCTGTGCATTAGACCTATCTGAATTAAATTGCCATCAAATGCAATTTTATTATTCCCATTATTGTAccgaatatatttttttcctttaacaTTACCCTAcgttttattttctaaaataacaagtaagaagaatggaaagtaaTATATGGTAATGCTATTGTGATCTAGAAGATATTATTTAAGTATTTGATCATGTTTACGGTTACTCATAGATGTAAGTCGTAATGTTTTTATGTTTTCTATGAATATGtaaacgtaattaattaattaactctctctttctctcccactTACAGAgatataatatgtaggcctatgtgtgtatatacaggatgattcacgaggatttaccgtcacttacggaacttatttccgaagacattctgagcaagaaatgtcatataaacattttgtcctaatcgcaatattttcaaagttacattaatttgaagtcgtTAATAAAATaccattacaaatagagaatgaactattcagaagtgtcatttttttaaattggctagtgttctgaagctaaaaatgtatttttaattgctttgtacagactttatttttcaatttgtaactaaaaatgacatcattcttacgcatttatcacaaaaatgttacaaatcatacgactttagtaactcgattatttacagtttaaatatgcatcctaatgtaaagtcgtaaagaatttacaagagtagcgtgatttgtgacaatttttgtggtaaatgcgtaagaaaatgtaattttgtagtttaaaaaaatctgtacgaagcaactttGGAATTCACaagacatttttagcttcagaatactaaccaattaaataaatgatactcgtgaatagtttattctttatgtgtaatattcttgtacccttaaaactcaagaataacggtattttacgaacaacttcaaattagtgtaattctgaaaatattgagattatgacaaatgtttacataacatttttcgctcagaatgtcttcggaaataagctccttaagggacggcaaatcctcatgaatcactctgtataaatataataataataataataataataataaaagttgtgaTTTTCTACATATAATATTGTCAGATCAATCATCAGTGTGCAATTTTGACTTCCATCCGTCAGAGAAAGCATAGAAGAGAACAATACAAAGACAAGAACGCTTCTCTCAAAAAATTAACACTGAACAGAAAAATATTACGTAATACAATCCAAAGCTGCGATATTGTTgatttgaaataagtaaataaataaatgataacatGAGAAACAAAACGACATAGCACTATGTGAAAGATATCAATACTAACTGCCCTGTCaagcttacattttattttctacttTACAATGAAATGTAAAGTGTTTTAATTCGGCAGTTTACATCAGTGAGCTATATCTGAAGATTAATCTTAATTTAAAAGTAGTGACTGTCAATCACATAGCcttcaacaaacaaacaatagtGTTTAATTGGCTTCAATAGCCAACAGTTCAACATTTTTTGTTACAGTAttacttttcaatattttccattaATCTCACAAACGTCTATCAATAATgagtgtttttaaatttatatttattttattccagagTGTTCATTTTTGAttcatacacttttaacacttatatatcactAATGATAATATAAcaagttttaattgtaattgcAGGTTTATTCCAGAGCCTGCAAAATGTTGCTCAAATTCGTCATAGGGGCAATCTTTGTGGCTCTTGCACATGGTCAGTTCCAGGGTCCTCCCAGACCCGCAGGTCGCATTCTTGAGCCCCCCGTACCTGTTTTATGTGCTCAAAGTAAGTGAATATTTTTCTATTCTTGTTATTACTTTCACCTCTTATAACCTTCGATGTTATGTATAAATCAGCAGCATTCAGTTTGTGTGTTGTTAAATTTTTACCACTATTACCGGTACTGTTAAATTACTCAAATCTCCCATAGTATTCGtactacgtatatatatatatatatatatatatatatatatatatatatatatatatatatatataaggatgAAGAGCATAAGGCCTGGAACAAACTGAATCTTGTGACAACAATCTCGACTGCAGGCGACAACAAGTTGCTTCCTGTTTAGCAATATTTCAAAGACTGAAAACAAGTAGAGTATAGATTCTTGGCCTTGATTCCCTTTATCGTGACGCACTAAAATCTTACTAACTTTCTCGTcggaatatttcaaataaattagaATTGTACAGGTATTGATGATTTCGATAAATAACTTGTTTTACTCAGAAAAATCTTTCATGTTTTTACACGTTAGCTGAGCAGCTACATTTTGTCTCACTATTAAAAAGAACGCTATGCACTAAAATAAAGGtgtatctacacggttcaatttttgcAGCAATCTGGAGAGAatgttgaaagaatcaagttgaaaacgaatgttcaattaagatgcatgcagattttgtgtctacacagTGCGCTGTATTGAACATCATCTACACTACTTCCTATATATATCACTAATTATATAAcaacaaatgttaatatttcaGGAAAAATTCACGAGAGGTTCAATGGAAAAGGTTATTTCTACTCATGGAAGGATCCACGTACAGCAAACGTAGAAGAAGACTGGCTGGGAGGAAGAAATTATTGTCGCCAACGCTGTATGGACCTTGTCAGTTTGGAAACTAGCATGGAAAACGAGTTTATAAAGAAACGAATTGTCGAAGGTAAGGATACCGACAAGAGAAATGTGAATTTCAGGTCCGCAATAAAGTTAGACCTTCGCCTTCAGAGAGTTAGTGAAAACTTTGCTAAAATGTTTCTCAAGTTGTTCTTTGGAAGTTCTGATTGGTTCTTGCATGCAAGCTCATGTGTATTTTATGCCGCCAACTAAGAATATTATTAAACATTGCTGTTAGTTTGTTTACCAGGTCTTGCGGAAACAGACGGCGAAAAGCTTCCAGTTTAGCTACCATTGTAAACAGAAAGTGAGGAGTAAAAATTCAATTTCTGCCTGGTGTAATTCAAAAGTAATTGAAGACAGAGAATATAATATGTTACACGGTAATTTATCactgaaataatgataatttatgaACTTCGGTTCACTAAgatgttaaataattttaaataaccaATTCTGCTAATAActtttcatcatcatctttattttCACTTTACATGAAGTATTGTAATGCTGCAAAAAATCGATTTCGAAATTTTCGCGGAAATATACTTTTCAGCATTCTCTTTACCGAAAAAGTAGTTTTTGACACGTCGTCTGTCCATCCATTTGTGCAAGATAGAGATAAACTAAATGAGCTTGGCAGTATGTGCCTAAatgattttgttgtttttttttattttttttttcaaattctgtCAGAATTTCGAAAGTTTACAGCCTTACCAGGCCAATGCAATTAATCATTATCGTTAGAGCCTGATTGTTGTAGAATTTGAATCTTTTGTTATAATGACATTTGTTACACGTGAGTGAACCACGTTGTCTTattttgtatatacagtatagcctacataaagtaccggtatataattaattgagcggctgggtgcaagaagggcattttagaggatgtgccctttatGAGTAAAATGCtctattgtgttctctgatctgttatgtatATGATCACCaatttgtagttcaatactgtgatcacagAAATGTAAAGGAGTGCATACATAATACTATtaaggtttgaattttcaacatcaattttctcaaaacttgcatttgagataagtgcctttcttgcatccAACTCctcaatttatgtatgtatgtcgaataatatattttctgacCATTTTTATCTTCTTTCCTGAAATAGGCTGTGATTCTAGCTGTGTTTCACAGTATTCCAAAGATAGGATCCAGCCCACATTAATTTATGAAatacttgatttttcatataatgctaagatttataatttaatttaagagatACCGTATTTAAAATACAGAGGAATCAGatgattttcaaatggaaataactcagtagttatgtctattagaacaaatctattactgcaaaaaaaaaaaactggtcatgCATGCCATTTTCACCATCAATGTTGGCGATTTCCTGGGCAACAGCAATCTTCAGGTCATTAGTTGTTTGGGGCATGTTTATGTACACTTTGGACTTCAGTAACCCCACAGAAAGTAGTCGCAGACGGTAAGGTCAGGCGAGCGGGGAGGTCAGGGAATGTCGCCATGCCGAGAAATGATGTGCCCTGGAAGCATTTGGCGCAGAACTGTCATTGAATTTTCTGCTATATGAGCTGTGGCACCAACTTGCTGAAACCATACAATTTGTCTAACAATCACACGTAGACGCCAACGCAGTTCTGGTTGAAACCTCAGCATTTCGATAGCGTTCACTATTCACTGACACAGTGTTCCTgttctcctaaaaaaaaaaaaaaaaaaatacgggccTATGACGCAGTATCTAGACACAACACACCAAACTGTAACCTTTGCACAGTGAAGCGGACGCTCGTGTAGTTCGTTAAGATTTTCGGGGACCCAGTATCTAAATTTCTGCTTATTAACATAACCATTTATATGGAAATATGCCTCGTCACTCATGAACATAACAACTTCGTCAGCCAAAATTTCCACCATTCTCTCGGCGAATGTCCTGCATTGGACATAGTCTTCCTCATTCAATTGCTGACACAGAACCTGTAGATAACACAAACAGCCTACAttatcatcaattcacagcagtcaagtcagctacctacagtacagtagttatacaggtacagttatcggaggtgttaagttgtgtttttcaagatgccttataaattttcgactagaGAAtatgccgatattgtgtatgtttatggtttgtgtgatggaagttccttgcatgccatcgctgaatatgaacgacgctttccgaacagaagggtaccatatcgaagagtacttactgtctatggggttagatgaaagacttggtatagcaaaggaagggggaaacgagagaggcgttAATCGACCTATTTTGGATGCGGAACAGagaacagttacgtgcaactctcccaCGCAATTCaggcccgagcgcaacagtgcattgaagcagaaggaggtacctttgaaaatgtgcgaaaatatcgacccccgacgtctagaatattacgtatgtatgcatacatgaatataaactttaaatttgttcattatctgtctctaaatgcgagttagtaaaatggaatcttagaagtttttgtgaCATCAAAGAACCAAGAGTCATAAGTTTATATGGATGAAACTTAAGATCTGAATGCAATATTCGGCGCACAGAACGTTCTGAAAGTCTCAGTGCTATAGCTTTCTGTCTAGCTGATCGATGTGGACTCCTCGTAACAGCCACTCTTACTCTCTCAATGTTATCTGCGTTCGTACACTTCGAACATGTCCCGGTGGTTTCTTCTTGCAAGCTAATGCTGATAATCTAAAGTTTTGTACTCATCTCAATATGGTATTGCGAGCAGGAACGGCTCCGTGGTGGCCAACATTAAATTGGAGATGAAAGGCACACTAGGTTTTCACAACTGAATCACATTTCTTGAAAGATGTCTCGATAACGAAAGCACGATGCTCTGAGCTCCATACTTtcatgattacacaaaatggCATCAAAAATGCTAACAAACGACAGTCGATTGATATCCATAATCCCTCAATGTTGCTCAGTAAACAGCTTTCTAAAACCGTCTGATGCCTTTGCCGCATCTTGTATTTCTGAATATTTTGttcttataaatatataattatgctaattaaataaaaacatcctATATATTTAACAGCGAGTTGTCTTTGTGTTCTCCTACAAGTAGCATTATGGAACAGGGAGAGGTGCATCAACATACTTTCACTCACCAAAGGATATGTAATAATTTGTGACATTTTGTGTAGGTAACGTCAAATACATCTGGACAAGTGGTCGTCTCTGTGACTTCAAGGGCTGCAATAGACCTGACTTACAACCCCTGAATATTAACGGATGGTTCTGGACAGCTGAACTCAAAAAATTGGCTCCCACAACTGATCGTGTACAAAATGATTGGAGTGAAACTGGAGGGTAAGTTGCAATGATCTCTAAAGATTATGTCTTTGAAGCACGTGATGCATGACATCACACTTGTCTAACTTGATCTAGGTGTATTCTGTTTCAACGATTCTATTCTCTCAATTCACGACAGTCAGTCGCTGACTTTACGATGTCTAGGATTAAAACAGACCAGTTCAAACCTCATAAAAgcaagaatgataataataatgatttcaaTAATATAGATTTAAAAGTCATATATACATCATGATGTCAGTGCAAAATAATGCCAACAAATGAGAAATGTCATTGTTGTCACAAAAGTGACTATTATTATTTCCCTCTCTGTCTCCTTCTCTTTTTTTACTATCTTTATTACTCTATCTGTCTCTCCTTTTATTACCTTTATTCCTCTTTCTCTCAGATTACAATCTTTATTACTCTCTATCTTGCTCTCATTTTACTATCTTCATTCCCCACACTCTTCCTCTCCTTTTCTTATCTTTATTCCCCactctcttcctctctttttacTATCTTTATTCCCCAATCTCTtcctccatttttactatctttattccccactctcttccttcctttttacTATCTTTATTCCCCACTCTCTTCCTC
The sequence above is a segment of the Periplaneta americana isolate PAMFEO1 chromosome 3, P.americana_PAMFEO1_priV1, whole genome shotgun sequence genome. Coding sequences within it:
- the LOC138695939 gene encoding L-selectin, with the translated sequence MLLKFVIGAIFVALAHGQFQGPPRPAGRILEPPVPVLCAQRKIHERFNGKGYFYSWKDPRTANVEEDWLGGRNYCRQRCMDLVSLETSMENEFIKKRIVEGNVKYIWTSGRLCDFKGCNRPDLQPLNINGWFWTAELKKLAPTTDRVQNDWSETGGIGKPQPDNREYVQQNGAAENCLAVLNNFYKDGVHWHDVACHHRKPFVCEENESLLKYVQFTNPNLRL